The following are from one region of the Synechococcus sp. CBW1108 genome:
- a CDS encoding GTPase gives MVFADQLVDVHELEVLTEHPWFRSYQLQRELAPEAFSARLMTAHDDPAVELEALRRLTSDEQESLLCLLADLAAIDDHTDPREERVLAHLAQGLQRLPPSVATRLSEARNRTTALREKLNLPKPLPRKRVRLLRFADRALGLSAVDALTSRAGQGQRVKLWRRQTLFNHHSYTASLKQMRQLTSELMPQTQTTLESAAQSLQSLQESFADITSALFASELPKDSQEQLEALLTTVRERLERIVQQDLDVLRNDLLAKQRSLKQFCMATIGRTMAGKSTLIASLTGRDQGAIGNGQQGFTRYNRAYNFHGLRLIDTPGIGAAGGQGANFEQAALRDTEVARAIFPETDLVCFVIDSDSTVPCTRELMQQLHRRGKAFLVLLNVKVSLQGGIDRLRSRLEAKFAKEGQQSISGNIAAIRRDLAQAIGEEEATRVAILPIHAKAALKASQTADPIQAETWRELSRVDQVLEHLDGLITQQAPELRRRTLRANPRHELERIAQDLGALEASLANQARVFQETQNSTAKQVQEIFADLQREVRNRIEAIFQALDVCATSFSADNYRRNGKEIERLWKAELEHFGLASQVDDLAAWLKEELAIRLDALQDDIRDRLQFQVGAATLHSRLEFDLDIGFEEALRSNVKLGFKILTGIFAVFMFVPSPIQPFAWLGSLLAGFAPMLIDWLIPGGDQRRREAQKGLKEKLLESLQNTRLNMAQQFDDAIRSQRDQVAAAIAQGLGGSRTALLAFRDQLLTTQAELLQSLTSLD, from the coding sequence ATGGTGTTTGCCGATCAATTGGTGGATGTCCATGAGCTTGAAGTCCTCACAGAGCACCCCTGGTTCCGCAGTTACCAGCTGCAGCGCGAACTCGCCCCCGAGGCTTTCAGCGCTCGGCTGATGACGGCCCACGACGATCCCGCCGTGGAACTGGAGGCCCTGCGCCGCCTCACCAGCGATGAGCAGGAATCCCTGCTGTGTCTGTTGGCCGACCTTGCCGCCATCGATGACCACACTGATCCCCGCGAAGAGCGGGTGCTTGCCCACCTGGCCCAGGGCTTGCAGCGCCTCCCCCCCTCGGTGGCAACCCGGCTGAGCGAAGCGCGCAACCGCACCACAGCTTTACGGGAGAAGCTCAACCTTCCCAAACCTCTACCGAGGAAACGGGTGCGACTACTCCGTTTTGCGGATCGAGCTTTGGGCCTGTCCGCTGTGGATGCCCTCACGTCCAGGGCCGGCCAGGGGCAACGGGTGAAGCTCTGGCGCCGCCAGACCCTTTTCAATCATCACAGCTACACAGCCAGCCTGAAGCAGATGCGCCAGCTCACCTCCGAGCTGATGCCCCAGACCCAAACAACTCTGGAGAGCGCCGCGCAATCCCTGCAGTCGCTGCAGGAGAGTTTCGCGGACATCACCAGCGCTCTGTTCGCCTCTGAGCTGCCGAAAGACAGCCAGGAGCAACTGGAAGCCTTGCTCACCACGGTGCGGGAACGCCTGGAGCGCATCGTTCAGCAGGATCTCGACGTCCTCCGCAACGACCTTCTCGCCAAGCAGCGCAGCCTCAAACAGTTCTGCATGGCCACCATCGGTCGCACCATGGCAGGCAAGAGCACCCTGATCGCCTCCCTCACGGGACGGGATCAGGGAGCCATCGGCAACGGTCAGCAGGGCTTCACCCGCTACAACCGCGCCTACAACTTCCATGGCCTCCGTCTGATCGATACGCCAGGCATCGGTGCAGCCGGCGGCCAAGGTGCAAACTTCGAGCAAGCCGCCCTCCGCGATACGGAGGTGGCCAGGGCGATTTTTCCCGAAACCGATCTCGTCTGCTTCGTGATCGACAGTGATTCCACCGTGCCCTGCACCAGGGAGCTGATGCAGCAGCTCCATCGACGCGGCAAGGCTTTTCTCGTGCTGCTCAATGTGAAGGTGAGCCTTCAGGGGGGAATCGATCGGTTGCGCAGCCGCCTGGAGGCCAAATTCGCCAAGGAAGGTCAGCAGTCGATCAGCGGAAACATCGCCGCCATCCGGCGGGATCTCGCCCAGGCGATCGGGGAGGAAGAGGCCACCAGGGTTGCGATCCTTCCCATCCATGCCAAGGCGGCCTTAAAGGCCAGTCAGACCGCAGACCCCATCCAAGCGGAGACCTGGCGGGAGCTCAGCCGTGTCGATCAGGTGCTCGAACACCTCGATGGGTTAATCACCCAACAGGCACCGGAGCTACGGCGCCGAACCCTTCGCGCCAACCCGCGCCACGAGCTGGAACGCATTGCCCAGGACCTTGGAGCATTGGAGGCGTCCCTCGCGAACCAGGCGCGAGTTTTCCAGGAGACCCAGAACAGCACGGCCAAGCAGGTTCAAGAAATCTTTGCTGACCTCCAGCGTGAGGTGCGCAACCGCATCGAAGCCATCTTCCAGGCGCTCGACGTGTGCGCCACGAGCTTCAGTGCCGACAACTACCGCCGTAACGGCAAGGAAATCGAGCGCCTCTGGAAAGCAGAACTGGAACACTTCGGCCTTGCCAGCCAGGTGGATGATCTGGCGGCCTGGCTCAAAGAGGAACTGGCCATTCGCCTCGATGCCCTTCAAGACGACATCCGTGACCGGTTGCAGTTTCAGGTGGGTGCGGCAACTCTCCACAGCCGCCTGGAGTTTGATCTGGATATTGGCTTCGAAGAAGCCCTGCGCAGCAACGTCAAACTGGGTTTCAAGATTCTGACCGGAATCTTTGCCGTCTTCATGTTTGTCCCAAGCCCGATTCAGCCATTTGCATGGCTGGGCAGTCTGCTGGCTGGCTTCGCGCCGATGCTGATTGATTGGCTCATTCCTGGCGGCGATCAACGCCGGAGGGAGGCCCAGAAAGGTCTGAAAGAAAAACTCCTCGAAAGCCTCCAGAACACCAGGCTCAATATGGCCCAGCAGTTTGATGATGCCATCAGGAGCCAGCGCGATCAGGTGGCTGCAGCCATTGCTCAAGGGCTTGGTGGCAGCAGAACTGCCCTCCTGGCCTTTCGTGATCAGCTTCTGACCACACAAGCCGAGCTGTTGCAGAGCCTCACCTCTCTCGACTGA
- a CDS encoding GTPase domain-containing protein, with translation MATFQLPELQGRIQFGLDGLQGFLLARGEVALLEKANALQHQRRTLGERALLSLAFGGQYSSGKSTIISALTGRSDIHISADVATDEVQAYRWRDIELWDTPGLFADRPDHTAKAEKALRDADLIVYCLTTNLFDTVTAADFRRLAFENGFAPKIFLVVNKLSMVDVEDIDAYITNLTISIDRTLAPHSLSGFNHAFIDAQDFREGDADGDESLLRFSRFEGFIQQLNGWVKQQGLLARLDPPIRLGLSTIDEALATLPDGTFEQNPELFLLNQQLRIVQSQQRRTAAEVRRISTGVVQHVQLLGEQLLSGELGEEEKQAESSFQTRCEEINKSAFDDLNGTLQEAYEQLQTKLDDFARESFVAEYFASVEAGMAGSAPKPGKETGEKGNPIKDIAKDLLGKGAEKFSFPGGIMSTSSQVAGSSGHQLVYTVGKFLGKDFRPWEAVNIAKGLGQVVGILSIAMAAYSVYDHVNEESKAEERQRQADQQLSEARLQIRKLAEAMAAQVQEIYQQEYDLPVIGVIVERLNAARDEVLAREASNKELVEGLSGYRSELKSCLGELYEQPSPDSSAL, from the coding sequence ATGGCCACCTTCCAACTGCCGGAACTGCAAGGCCGGATCCAATTCGGCCTCGATGGCCTTCAAGGCTTTTTGCTAGCCCGTGGCGAAGTTGCTCTTCTAGAGAAGGCCAACGCCCTGCAACACCAACGCCGCACCTTGGGCGAGAGGGCGCTGCTCAGCCTTGCCTTCGGCGGGCAGTACAGCTCCGGCAAATCCACCATCATCTCGGCCCTCACCGGCCGTAGCGACATCCACATTTCCGCCGATGTGGCCACCGATGAGGTGCAGGCCTATCGCTGGCGAGACATCGAGCTCTGGGACACTCCAGGCCTGTTTGCTGATCGTCCAGATCACACCGCCAAGGCTGAAAAAGCACTGCGTGATGCTGATCTGATCGTCTATTGCCTCACCACCAACCTGTTCGACACCGTGACCGCTGCCGACTTTCGGCGGCTTGCCTTTGAGAATGGCTTTGCGCCCAAGATCTTCCTGGTGGTCAACAAACTTTCGATGGTGGATGTGGAGGACATCGATGCCTACATCACCAACCTCACGATCTCCATCGACCGTACCCTCGCCCCCCACAGCCTCAGTGGCTTTAACCATGCCTTCATTGATGCCCAGGACTTCCGTGAGGGGGATGCAGATGGAGACGAGAGTTTGCTGCGCTTCAGCCGTTTCGAGGGATTCATCCAGCAGCTCAATGGCTGGGTGAAACAGCAGGGCCTGCTGGCGCGATTGGACCCACCCATCCGCCTTGGTCTATCCACCATTGACGAGGCTCTTGCCACTCTGCCGGATGGAACTTTTGAGCAGAACCCGGAACTCTTTCTACTCAATCAGCAGCTGCGCATCGTGCAGAGTCAGCAACGACGCACCGCCGCCGAAGTGCGCAGAATCTCCACTGGTGTGGTGCAGCATGTGCAGTTGCTAGGCGAGCAGCTTCTCAGTGGTGAGCTGGGAGAAGAGGAGAAACAAGCAGAATCTAGCTTCCAGACCAGATGTGAAGAGATCAATAAGTCAGCGTTTGACGATCTTAATGGCACTCTTCAAGAAGCCTATGAACAACTCCAGACCAAGCTCGATGACTTCGCCCGGGAATCTTTTGTGGCCGAGTATTTCGCCAGCGTTGAAGCCGGGATGGCAGGGTCTGCCCCTAAACCAGGCAAAGAGACTGGCGAGAAAGGTAATCCCATCAAAGATATTGCAAAGGACCTCCTTGGTAAGGGAGCCGAAAAATTTTCTTTTCCTGGTGGAATCATGTCCACTTCAAGTCAGGTCGCAGGCAGTTCAGGACATCAGCTTGTTTACACCGTTGGCAAGTTTCTTGGTAAAGATTTCCGGCCGTGGGAAGCGGTGAACATCGCCAAGGGTCTTGGACAGGTGGTTGGGATTCTCAGCATCGCCATGGCTGCTTATTCGGTTTATGACCATGTCAATGAGGAGTCCAAGGCCGAGGAGCGGCAGCGCCAGGCAGATCAGCAGCTCAGTGAGGCCCGGTTGCAGATCCGCAAGCTTGCCGAGGCCATGGCTGCCCAAGTCCAGGAGATCTATCAGCAGGAGTACGACCTCCCAGTGATCGGGGTCATCGTGGAGCGCCTCAACGCAGCCCGCGACGAGGTTCTCGCCCGTGAAGCCAGCAATAAGGAGCTAGTGGAAGGCCTCTCCGGTTACCGCTCCGAGCTCAAGAGTTGCCTGGGTGAGCTTTATGAGCAACCCAGCCCCGACTCTTCGGCACTCTGA
- a CDS encoding XRE family transcriptional regulator, translating into MGGEEAVIRSPAQLGQLVQALRRQRCLSQRELAQIAGGISQARMSALELHPERLTLDRLLLITAALDLELVVRPRCAPAPVAEW; encoded by the coding sequence ATGGGCGGGGAAGAAGCGGTCATCCGTTCGCCGGCTCAGCTGGGTCAACTGGTGCAGGCCCTTAGGCGTCAGCGGTGCCTAAGTCAAAGGGAGTTGGCCCAGATCGCTGGCGGCATTAGCCAGGCGCGGATGTCAGCCCTTGAGCTTCACCCCGAGCGCCTCACCTTGGATCGACTGCTGCTGATCACCGCCGCCCTCGACCTCGAGCTGGTGGTCCGCCCCAGATGCGCACCTGCGCCAGTGGCGGAATGGTGA
- a CDS encoding type II toxin-antitoxin system HipA family toxin yields MRTCASGGMVMGRPRQSRELTVWMNGEQVGNWSLPARGPQTFTYAETWLHSSQYRPLSLSLPTGLGSAALRGSAVESWFDNLLPDSDAIRRRAQARFQTASTSAFDLLAAIGRDCAGAVQLLPPDQLPSGIDRIEARPLTDQDIGQRLRAVTAAPAPGSLDPESDALRLSVAGAQEKTAFLWHKNQWCLPLGSTPTTHLFKLPMGVIGEGQIDFSSSVENEWLCSQVLKAYGLPVASTEMASFDGERCLIVQRFDRRLHASGAYWLRLPTEDFCQATSIPAASKYENNGGPGMGAIAALLAQSSERSDLPSFFKAQVLFWMLRAIDGHAKNFSLFLNPGGRFQLTPLYDVLSAWPVIGRASGQWPQQKLRMAMAWHGEKGRYTKPLEITSRRMLLTAKRLGLGEAQPILDDLIAQTPAVISSVQTQLPAGFPQTVAEPVLTGLQASASQLQLQLLQRQLQ; encoded by the coding sequence ATGCGCACCTGCGCCAGTGGCGGAATGGTGATGGGACGGCCCAGGCAATCGCGGGAACTGACGGTCTGGATGAATGGCGAACAGGTCGGCAACTGGAGCTTGCCGGCTCGGGGGCCACAGACCTTCACTTACGCCGAAACCTGGCTGCACTCCAGCCAGTACCGGCCGCTATCGCTGTCGCTGCCCACCGGCCTCGGGAGCGCAGCGCTGCGAGGCAGCGCAGTGGAGAGTTGGTTCGACAACCTCCTGCCCGATAGCGACGCCATCCGGCGCCGAGCGCAGGCCCGTTTTCAGACCGCCAGCACCAGCGCCTTTGATCTGCTCGCCGCCATCGGCCGCGATTGCGCCGGTGCCGTGCAGCTGCTGCCGCCAGATCAGCTGCCCAGCGGCATCGATCGCATTGAAGCCAGGCCTCTCACAGACCAGGACATCGGCCAGCGCCTGCGCGCCGTCACCGCTGCGCCAGCTCCAGGCTCCCTGGACCCCGAATCCGATGCGCTGCGGCTCTCGGTGGCCGGTGCCCAGGAGAAAACCGCCTTCCTCTGGCACAAGAACCAATGGTGTCTGCCGCTGGGCAGTACCCCCACCACCCACCTCTTCAAGTTGCCGATGGGGGTAATCGGCGAGGGGCAGATTGATTTCAGCTCCTCGGTGGAAAACGAGTGGCTCTGCAGCCAGGTGCTCAAGGCCTATGGCCTGCCTGTGGCCTCCACGGAGATGGCAAGTTTCGACGGTGAGCGCTGCCTAATCGTGCAGCGTTTTGATCGCCGCCTGCATGCAAGTGGTGCCTACTGGCTGCGCCTGCCCACAGAAGACTTTTGCCAGGCCACCTCCATACCAGCCGCAAGCAAATACGAAAACAACGGCGGCCCCGGCATGGGGGCCATTGCCGCACTGCTGGCCCAATCCTCAGAGCGCAGCGACCTTCCCAGCTTTTTCAAGGCGCAGGTGCTCTTTTGGATGCTGCGCGCCATTGATGGCCACGCCAAAAACTTCAGCCTTTTCCTCAATCCTGGCGGCCGCTTTCAGCTCACCCCGCTCTACGACGTGCTTTCGGCCTGGCCGGTGATCGGACGGGCCAGCGGCCAGTGGCCCCAGCAAAAGCTCAGGATGGCGATGGCCTGGCATGGTGAAAAAGGGCGCTATACCAAACCCCTGGAGATCACCAGCCGCCGCATGCTGCTCACCGCAAAACGGCTTGGCCTGGGCGAGGCTCAACCCATCCTCGATGATCTAATCGCCCAGACTCCAGCTGTAATTAGTTCAGTGCAGACCCAGCTGCCTGCTGGATTTCCGCAGACCGTCGCCGAACCGGTATTAACCGGACTGCAAGCTTCCGCCAGCCAGCTTCAGCTCCAACTGCTCCAGCGCCAACTCCAGTGA
- the pglZ gene encoding BREX-1 system phosphatase PglZ type A, translated as MPATPVTTSRIHESLDSALARKRVVLWFDPNGEWASEFDDYQPAAAEKLRVERNEFSVKVAISRAPLDKRFLLYLPTAKPPEPDNWLLDLLLAGHEFTADRASLDIQEAGLTLEFKELAQQHKAFFRSPVRTTKLKELLRPNDNEAAVRLKMLAVLAKQPPDIDKLLLHVFSQLEPANPDGDDPVEALYGSQQLSGHFWKAVGEKFGYASPEPNLRDFAVGLFNSVSSIGPSGELLPHARVFLSIWKDSLSSRPAFEQWSDHLAGVLRVEEQLNDAPESYEPDDDDSYELIERFVLSRLLQRFQGDASDTELLETIRNRSSSCWFEKHQHGYRALEQAITFRGLLAKADLQVPSFEEGLQRYCNGWWRLDQAYRRCIFHARTYQQPGLLKPLRDWLEAQYVNNVLLPLTNRWSDRVAGLSNWGSSTLPRQKEFHMRYVHAPLSSKGLKRLFVVISDALRYEAARDFADRLNSQAGKGWQAEVEALLGVLPSFTQLGMAALLPGVQLGLNPSDSNALVDGQSAAGTENRDKLLKAYAKGRATAIKAEDFLSLATSKEGAELTRDYDLIVIYHNCIDRIGDKRESEADTCQAVEQTFDELELILRKIASLKGSQAVITADHGFLFQQEPVDANDRAEFPPASELSFKNRRFALGSGIKASAGQKVFTAGELGLSGSWEAVFPLGLDRFPRSGSGSRFVHGGTSLQEVVVPVIRLKRERKDESRVVEAELLRVPAKITTGKLSFGLFQLEAVEPKKRLPLQLRIGLYAKADGALLCAHRTVLLDSAASEAREREQQVVLELSNAAGDYNNKTLELRLEQLLPGVATPVPYKTVELKLQRPFGSDFDDF; from the coding sequence ATGCCAGCCACCCCCGTCACCACCAGCCGCATCCACGAGAGCCTCGATAGCGCTCTTGCTCGCAAGCGGGTGGTGCTCTGGTTCGACCCCAATGGCGAGTGGGCTTCTGAGTTCGACGACTACCAGCCCGCTGCGGCCGAGAAGCTGCGGGTGGAGCGCAACGAGTTCTCCGTGAAGGTGGCGATCAGCCGCGCCCCCCTGGATAAGCGCTTCCTGCTCTACCTACCCACAGCCAAACCACCAGAGCCGGACAACTGGCTGCTGGACCTGCTGCTGGCGGGCCATGAGTTCACCGCCGATCGTGCCTCGCTCGACATCCAGGAAGCGGGGCTCACGCTGGAGTTCAAGGAGCTGGCCCAGCAGCACAAGGCCTTTTTCCGCTCACCGGTGCGCACCACCAAGCTCAAGGAGTTGCTGCGTCCCAACGACAACGAAGCGGCAGTGCGGCTCAAGATGCTGGCGGTGCTGGCCAAGCAGCCGCCCGATATCGACAAGCTGCTGCTGCATGTCTTCAGTCAGCTGGAGCCGGCCAACCCCGATGGCGACGACCCGGTGGAGGCCCTTTATGGCAGCCAGCAGCTGAGCGGCCACTTCTGGAAAGCAGTGGGCGAGAAGTTTGGCTACGCCAGCCCGGAGCCCAACCTGCGCGACTTCGCTGTTGGTCTGTTTAACAGCGTCAGCAGCATTGGCCCCTCTGGCGAGCTGCTGCCCCACGCCCGGGTGTTCCTGAGCATCTGGAAAGACAGCCTCAGCTCCCGGCCAGCCTTTGAGCAGTGGAGTGATCATCTGGCCGGTGTACTGCGCGTAGAGGAGCAGCTCAACGACGCGCCAGAGAGCTACGAGCCAGATGACGACGACAGCTATGAACTGATCGAGCGCTTTGTGCTCAGCCGCCTGCTGCAGCGTTTTCAGGGTGACGCTTCAGATACGGAGCTGCTGGAGACGATCCGCAACCGCAGCAGCTCCTGCTGGTTTGAGAAGCACCAGCACGGCTACCGCGCCTTGGAGCAGGCGATCACCTTCCGCGGCTTGCTGGCCAAGGCTGATCTGCAGGTGCCCAGCTTTGAGGAGGGTCTGCAGCGCTACTGCAACGGCTGGTGGCGCCTGGATCAGGCCTACCGCCGCTGCATTTTCCACGCCCGCACCTACCAGCAGCCCGGGCTGCTCAAACCGCTGCGCGACTGGCTCGAGGCCCAGTACGTCAACAACGTGCTGCTGCCGCTCACCAACCGCTGGAGCGATCGGGTGGCTGGCCTCAGTAACTGGGGATCGAGCACCCTGCCGAGGCAGAAGGAGTTCCACATGCGCTACGTCCATGCGCCGCTCTCCTCCAAAGGACTCAAGCGCCTGTTTGTGGTGATCTCCGATGCCCTGCGCTACGAGGCAGCGCGCGACTTCGCTGATCGCCTCAATAGCCAGGCTGGCAAGGGCTGGCAGGCCGAGGTGGAGGCCCTTTTGGGCGTGCTGCCCAGCTTCACCCAGTTGGGCATGGCCGCGCTGCTGCCCGGTGTTCAGCTGGGCCTCAACCCCAGCGATTCCAACGCCCTGGTGGATGGTCAAAGCGCCGCCGGCACTGAGAACCGCGACAAGCTGCTCAAGGCCTACGCCAAGGGCCGCGCCACGGCGATCAAAGCGGAGGATTTCCTGAGCCTCGCCACCAGCAAGGAGGGTGCCGAACTCACCCGCGACTACGACTTGATCGTGATCTACCACAACTGCATCGACCGGATCGGCGACAAGCGCGAAAGCGAGGCCGACACCTGCCAGGCAGTGGAGCAGACCTTTGATGAGCTGGAGCTGATCCTGCGCAAGATCGCCAGCCTCAAGGGCAGCCAGGCGGTGATCACCGCCGACCACGGCTTCCTGTTTCAGCAGGAGCCAGTCGATGCAAACGACCGCGCCGAGTTCCCGCCTGCCAGCGAGCTCAGTTTCAAGAACCGGCGCTTTGCCCTGGGCAGCGGCATCAAGGCCAGTGCTGGCCAAAAGGTCTTCACAGCTGGCGAGTTGGGCTTGAGCGGCAGCTGGGAGGCAGTCTTCCCCCTGGGGCTCGATCGCTTCCCCCGCTCAGGCTCAGGTTCACGCTTTGTGCATGGCGGCACCTCCTTGCAGGAGGTGGTGGTGCCGGTGATCCGGCTAAAGCGCGAACGTAAGGACGAGAGCCGGGTTGTGGAGGCCGAGCTGCTGCGGGTGCCCGCCAAGATCACCACCGGCAAGCTCTCATTTGGTCTTTTCCAGCTGGAGGCGGTGGAGCCCAAAAAGCGCCTGCCCTTGCAGCTGCGCATTGGCCTTTACGCAAAGGCCGATGGCGCCCTGCTCTGCGCCCACCGCACCGTGTTGCTGGATTCCGCAGCCAGCGAGGCCCGCGAACGGGAGCAGCAGGTGGTGCTGGAGCTCTCCAACGCTGCTGGCGACTACAACAACAAGACCCTGGAGCTGCGCTTGGAGCAACTCCTACCGGGTGTCGCCACGCCGGTTCCCTACAAGACTGTGGAGCTGAAGCTGCAGCGGCCCTTTGGCAGCGACTTCGACGACTTCTGA
- a CDS encoding type II toxin-antitoxin system Phd/YefM family antitoxin, with the protein MVNVHQAKTHLSRLIDEAHAGETIVLAKAGKPWARLMPLAPPVPQRIPGRLRSRGPLSQPDLLLEPMDPSELERWESGALLAEAPQR; encoded by the coding sequence ATGGTGAACGTCCACCAGGCCAAAACCCACCTATCGCGCCTGATCGATGAGGCCCATGCGGGCGAAACCATCGTGCTGGCCAAGGCCGGCAAGCCCTGGGCGCGGCTGATGCCCCTGGCGCCGCCCGTTCCCCAGCGCATCCCAGGCCGGTTGCGCAGCCGGGGCCCCCTCAGCCAGCCCGACCTGCTGCTTGAACCCATGGACCCCAGTGAACTGGAGAGATGGGAGTCCGGCGCCCTGCTGGCTGAGGCGCCGCAGCGATGA
- a CDS encoding type II toxin-antitoxin system VapC family toxin, with translation MSSGEAYLLDSHALLWWWFDPDRLSGAVRELLSDPATPVLVSAASVWELSLKHHQGKLPELNGVIADLPGLLQADGFEALPISLAHGLRAGGYSQPHRDPFDRMLAAQAELDRLVLLSADPQLSKFPCQTLW, from the coding sequence ATGAGCAGTGGGGAGGCCTACCTACTGGACAGCCACGCTTTGCTGTGGTGGTGGTTTGATCCCGATCGCCTTTCCGGCGCTGTGCGCGAGCTGCTCAGCGACCCAGCTACTCCCGTGCTGGTGAGTGCGGCTTCTGTGTGGGAGCTCAGCCTCAAACACCACCAGGGCAAGCTGCCCGAGCTCAACGGTGTGATCGCCGATCTACCTGGCTTGCTGCAAGCCGATGGCTTTGAAGCGCTGCCGATCTCCCTGGCCCATGGGCTGCGGGCAGGCGGTTACAGCCAGCCCCACCGCGATCCCTTTGATCGCATGCTGGCGGCCCAGGCCGAACTAGATCGACTGGTGCTGCTCAGCGCCGATCCCCAGCTTTCCAAATTTCCCTGCCAAACCCTCTGGTGA